The stretch of DNA TCCGCTTCGACAGTACGGCTACCGAGCCGCGGCGGGCGGTAGTCCTCGCGGCGGCGGAACTCTGGATGTCGGTGCTGGCGGATACGGAGCTGCCGGAGGTGCCGGTCGATGACCGCATCGAATGTTACGGCGCGCACACGGCGGAACCGGTGGGGAGCGTCGATGACCTGATGATCCTCGTCGAGTTTCGGGACATCGACGGTCCGGGCCGCACGCTCGCCCAGGCCGGCGTGTGCCGCCTGCGCGAAGGGTCGATGCTGCCGTTCGCGAGCGTGGCGTTCTTCGACGTGTCGGACTTCGGCGGCCTCATCGACTCCGGCGACGCGACCGAACTCGCCGTTCACGAGATCGCGCACGCGCTCGGATTCGGCCTGCTGTGGCGCCCGCTCGGTCTACTCCGGGATCCTGCCCTCGGCGTGGGGGCGATCGACGCGCACTTCGTCGGTCCCGAGGCCGTCGCCGCCTTCGACGCGGCGGGCGGCACGGAGTACACCGGCGGGGCGAAGGTCCCGGTCGAGAACCTCGGCGGAGCCGGGAGCGCGAACCTCCATTGGCGGGGCGCCGTGCTGCGCGGGGAACTCATGAGGCCGCTCAACAGGATCGGAGTCCGGGAGACCCTGAGCGCGATCACGATCCGGTCGCTGGCCGATCTGGGTTACGTGGTCGACGCGAG from Candidatus Palauibacter scopulicola encodes:
- a CDS encoding leishmanolysin-related zinc metalloendopeptidase, translated to MLVAAWAAACGDGSTDLPLTHAPRAIGVLPDLELPRGESALVEVSGLFSDADGDVLSYEVRSSAPGVVAAEVSGGTVRLVALAHGMATVAITARDPQGRAAALRFEVTVPNRFDIEVRFDSTATEPRRAVVLAAAELWMSVLADTELPEVPVDDRIECYGAHTAEPVGSVDDLMILVEFRDIDGPGRTLAQAGVCRLREGSMLPFASVAFFDVSDFGGLIDSGDATELAVHEIAHALGFGLLWRPLGLLRDPALGVGAIDAHFVGPEAVAAFDAAGGTEYTGGAKVPVENLGGAGSANLHWRGAVLRGELMRPLNRIGVRETLSAITIRSLADLGYVVDASLAEPYLLPGVGAADEEPGRVVDLGDDVLRGPVQVVDAQGRVVRVLRDRSPG